The following are encoded in a window of Hippoglossus stenolepis isolate QCI-W04-F060 chromosome 10, HSTE1.2, whole genome shotgun sequence genomic DNA:
- the dtd2 gene encoding D-aminoacyl-tRNA deacylase 2, translating to MTERSSAPPAARTMLQQCLQARLQVTPAEEQSHAQFVQIDRGMVIYICFFKGATDDILPKMVSTLLNLRLCESDSGKMVSVLELPGNLLIVPQATLGGKVKGRAMQYHNNIGKEEGLRLYGAFVSLCEKELTAASAEVTVKHGTYGNRQVLKLDTNGPYTHLMEF from the exons atgacagagaggagcagtgcaCCCCCGGCTGCTCGCACCATGCTGCAGCAGTGTCTTCAGGCCAGACTCCAGGTGACACCAGCAGAGGAACAGTCCCACGCTCAGTTTGTCCag ATCGACAGAGGAATGGTGATCTACATCTGTTTCTTCAAAGGAGCCACAGACGACATCTTGCCCAAGATGG TGTCCACTCTGTTGAACCTGCGGCTGTGCGAGTCCGACTCGGGGAAGATGGTGTCGGTGCTGGAGCTCCCCGGCAACCTGCTGATCGTCCCTCAGGCCACGCTGGGCGGCAAAGTCAAAGGCAGGGCCATGCAGTACCACAACAACATCGGCAAAGAGGAGGGGCTGCGGCTGTACGGcgcctttgtttctctgtgtgagaaGGAGCTGACGGCTGCTTCAGCTGAGGTGACGGTGAAACACGGGACGTATGGGAACAGACAAGTGCTGAAGCTGGACACCAATGGACCGTACACACATCTGATGGAGTTCTGA
- the nubpl gene encoding iron-sulfur protein NUBPL isoform X1, which yields MAPFTYSRLSHLLRTSVNKAAASRTATEIKRGPACCLHFTRCQRSADSNLQERQKQQMARGLPKQKPITGVKQVIVVASGKGGVGKSTTAVNLALGLMANDATKSVGLLDADVYGPSIPKLMNLKGNPELTDNNLMIPLTNYGIPCMSMGFLVEDVAPIVWRGLMVMSAIEKMLRQVDWGSLDYLVIDMPPGTGDVQLSITQNIPIAGAVIVSTPQDIALLDARRGAEMFKKVNVPVICVLGLVQNMSVFQCPNCNHQTHIFGSDGARQLAITLGVELLGDVPLHLNIREMSDRGQPVVISSPDSSEAEAYRKVASAVVQRIKEVNT from the exons ATGGCGCCCTTCACGTACAGCAGACTTTCTCATTTACTGAGAACATCCGTCAACAAAGCTGCAGCTTCACGAACAGCGACAGAAATAAAACGCGGACCTGCGTGTTGTTTGCACTTCACACGCTGTCAG aggTCAGCGGACAGTAACTTACaggagagacagaagcagcagatgGCCAGAGGTCTCCCCAAACAGAAGCCAATCACAGGAGTCAAACAGGTCATCGTTGTGGCTTCGGGGAAAGGTGGCGTGGGCAAGTCCACCACAGCAG tgaaTCTGGCACTTGGATTAATGGCCAACGATGCT aCAAAGTCAGTCGGTCTGTTGGACGCTGACGTCTACGGTCCGTCGATTCCCAAACTGATGAACCTGAAGGGAAACCCAGAGCTCACTGACA ACAATCTGATGATCCCACTCACCAACTATGGGATTCCTTG CATGTCGATGGGTTTCCTGGTGGAGGATGTGGCTCCGATCGTGTGGAGGGGGCTGATGGTGATGTCAGCGATAGAGAAAATGCTCAGACAG GTGGACTGGGGGTCGTTGGACTATCTGGTCATCGACATGCCTCCTGGGACAGGAGACGTCCAACTGTCAATCACCCAGAACATCCCGATAGCAG GTGCTGTAATCGTGTCGACGCCGCAGGACATCGCTCTGCTGGACGCTCGCAGAGGAGCCGAGATGTTCAAGAAAGTTAATGTGCCggtaatctgt GTTCTCGGTCTGGTTCAGAACATGAGCGTCTTCCAGTGTCCGAACTGTAACCACCAGACTCACATCTTCGGCTCTGACGGGGCCCGACAGCTCGCAATCACTCTGGGGGTCGAGTTATTGG GTGACGTTCCCCTTCACCTCAACATCAGAGAGATGTCGGACAGAGGGCAACCAGTGGTCATCTCCTCCCCAGACAGCTCCGAG GCGGAGGCGTACAGGAAGGTGGCGTCCGCTGTCGTCCAGAGAATTAAGGAGGTCAAcacttga
- the nubpl gene encoding iron-sulfur protein NUBPL isoform X2, producing MAPFTYSRLSHLLRTSVNKAAASRTATEIKRGPACCLHFTRCQRSADSNLQERQKQQMARGLPKQKPITGVKQVIVVASGKGGVGKSTTAVNLALGLMANDATKSVGLLDADVYGPSIPKLMNLKGNPELTDNNLMIPLTNYGIPCMSMGFLVEDVAPIVWRGLMVMSAIEKMLRQVDWGSLDYLVIDMPPGTGDVQLSITQNIPIAGAVIVSTPQDIALLDARRGAEMFKKVNVPVLGLVQNMSVFQCPNCNHQTHIFGSDGARQLAITLGVELLGDVPLHLNIREMSDRGQPVVISSPDSSEAEAYRKVASAVVQRIKEVNT from the exons ATGGCGCCCTTCACGTACAGCAGACTTTCTCATTTACTGAGAACATCCGTCAACAAAGCTGCAGCTTCACGAACAGCGACAGAAATAAAACGCGGACCTGCGTGTTGTTTGCACTTCACACGCTGTCAG aggTCAGCGGACAGTAACTTACaggagagacagaagcagcagatgGCCAGAGGTCTCCCCAAACAGAAGCCAATCACAGGAGTCAAACAGGTCATCGTTGTGGCTTCGGGGAAAGGTGGCGTGGGCAAGTCCACCACAGCAG tgaaTCTGGCACTTGGATTAATGGCCAACGATGCT aCAAAGTCAGTCGGTCTGTTGGACGCTGACGTCTACGGTCCGTCGATTCCCAAACTGATGAACCTGAAGGGAAACCCAGAGCTCACTGACA ACAATCTGATGATCCCACTCACCAACTATGGGATTCCTTG CATGTCGATGGGTTTCCTGGTGGAGGATGTGGCTCCGATCGTGTGGAGGGGGCTGATGGTGATGTCAGCGATAGAGAAAATGCTCAGACAG GTGGACTGGGGGTCGTTGGACTATCTGGTCATCGACATGCCTCCTGGGACAGGAGACGTCCAACTGTCAATCACCCAGAACATCCCGATAGCAG GTGCTGTAATCGTGTCGACGCCGCAGGACATCGCTCTGCTGGACGCTCGCAGAGGAGCCGAGATGTTCAAGAAAGTTAATGTGCCg GTTCTCGGTCTGGTTCAGAACATGAGCGTCTTCCAGTGTCCGAACTGTAACCACCAGACTCACATCTTCGGCTCTGACGGGGCCCGACAGCTCGCAATCACTCTGGGGGTCGAGTTATTGG GTGACGTTCCCCTTCACCTCAACATCAGAGAGATGTCGGACAGAGGGCAACCAGTGGTCATCTCCTCCCCAGACAGCTCCGAG GCGGAGGCGTACAGGAAGGTGGCGTCCGCTGTCGTCCAGAGAATTAAGGAGGTCAAcacttga